CCACGGGAAGAAGCACGTTCTTCCCTGCTGGTTACGAACCACCGCGTTCGTCACATCCGAAAAATCTCCGATTTTTCAGGACACCAGGACGCAAGACCGGGCGTGCGAGCACGCCCGGCAACCCAAATTCGGTTAGCCGTCTACTGCGGAAATTCGTCCTGCCGAAATCGGTGGCAAACCAAACAAACACTCCAAATCCAACACAGTTCGAACAGTTGGCTTCTAAAACACAAGAAATCCCGCTTGCCTACCTCTTCTCTGCTAGCTACGATTCAGCACCGAGTTCCGCGAGAAGATGCGAGAGATGCAGTCTGTCGTTGGTTCCCTCGGTCAAATCCATATCGACCTCTGCGGCCAACAGAACCGCCTCTGCAAGCGCATCTCCCGTGTACTTGTTCGAGCGCCCGAAGGCGTCCATAATCTCCTCAAGGACTTCCCCGCCGCTGTAGCCTTCGTCGATGAGGAGTTCGTCCAGCGAACTCCGAGCGTTAGTGAACTGACCCTTCTCGGCCTGCGTCATCATTTCCTCCACGCGCCCGCGGATGCCGAACTCGCGGAGAACTTCGTAGGCGTCGGTGGTAACCGCACCCTCCTGTTCGTACAGCAGTTGGGCACCGAGAATCGCCTTGCGTAGGTCACCCTTCGCGTAGCCAGCGACGAATCGAAGACCCATTTCGTCGTACTCTGCCTCCTCCGCCTCCAGAATCGGTTCGAGGACGCCGATAATCTCGTCTTCGGTGGGTGCCCGCATCGAAACGGGGAAACACCGCGATTTGATGGGCGGGATGAGTTTCGTCGGTTGGCGCGTCGTGATGACGAACTGCGTGGTTTCGTGGTACTGTTCCATCACTCGGCGAAGCGCCTGCTGGAAGTCCTCGCGGATTGCTTCCGCGTTGTCCAGCACGATAGTTTTGTACTCGCCCGAGGAGGGCGCGTAGCCTGCATACTCCTTCAAAACGTGGTTTATCATCTCCCGTTTCGACCACTGCCGTTTGTACTTTTTTCGCTTGCTCGACCCGTGGCGGTACTGCTTCGAGAACGCGGTTTCTCCCTGCAAAAAGTTCGAAAATCGCGGGTCGTTCCGTATCTCTTTTTTCGTCCGATCGAAGAAATCCGCGACGTTGATTTCCACGAGGTCGTTGTCCGGGTCGTCGTGCGCCTCACGGGCTAGCGCCCGCACGGCGGCGGTTTTGCCGCTCCCTTCCGGCCCGTAGAGAACGAGGTTTATCGGCTCGGTTACCGCCCGCTCCAGATAGTCGCGCACCGCTGGCTGGGGCAGGTCGGACAGGTCGGGCGCATACGTTTCGGTCCACAGCGGCGACTCCATCGAACTACCGTAGCAGGTCGCCGGACAAGAATCGGTCGGTTGCGACGCGTGAATCCGCTCCCTGATTCGCCGAAAAAAGGATGTTTGGAATGCCTGCGTTCACGAGACTCGCTTACGCGCTCGTCTCGTTTGCAATAGTCGTCGCGGCACCTGCTTCTGTCGTCGTGTCCGAAACGACCGTCGTTTCACCCGCGACGGTGGTTTCGTCCGCAACAGTCGTCTGGTTCACAGCAGTCGTTTGATTCGCAACCGTCGTTTCCGCGGCGGCAGTCGTCGTCGCCTCGGAA
The window above is part of the Haladaptatus cibarius D43 genome. Proteins encoded here:
- a CDS encoding AAA family ATPase — its product is MESPLWTETYAPDLSDLPQPAVRDYLERAVTEPINLVLYGPEGSGKTAAVRALAREAHDDPDNDLVEINVADFFDRTKKEIRNDPRFSNFLQGETAFSKQYRHGSSKRKKYKRQWSKREMINHVLKEYAGYAPSSGEYKTIVLDNAEAIREDFQQALRRVMEQYHETTQFVITTRQPTKLIPPIKSRCFPVSMRAPTEDEIIGVLEPILEAEEAEYDEMGLRFVAGYAKGDLRKAILGAQLLYEQEGAVTTDAYEVLREFGIRGRVEEMMTQAEKGQFTNARSSLDELLIDEGYSGGEVLEEIMDAFGRSNKYTGDALAEAVLLAAEVDMDLTEGTNDRLHLSHLLAELGAES